CGTTTACAGCAGGGACCACCCATCCTTGATTATATCAGCGATACAGTGGTATCGATTAAGTCCTGATTTAATCAATGCACACATTCTTCCACGTAAGCGCGCTCACGTCAACGCCCCCTCCCCCTTTGAGCCGGTTTGCAGTCAGCCGCGCGCGGATTCAGTCAAGCTGTCCTAGCGAGAGGAGGTGTTGACCGACCGCAGCAGGTTTTCCGAAGGAAACCTGAAAATCTAAGTTCCACGGCAGAGGACAGTAACGCCGAGCAGTAATTTTTTTATCCGACGGTTCAGCGGTGTTGGATTTAAGGCGACGCGGCCGAGGATATAAAGTAAACCGCGGAGGGAGAGCGCCCGAAGTGAGCCCGAGGATCACAGCTAATGCTAACCTAGCCAGCCTTGGCTAAATAATTACACGGAAGCTGGTGTAATTTTTAATTGTCGCTTGCTTTGGCGTAGCCTGTGTGGTTGTAGAGTAGATAGCGTGGGGTAATTTGTTAAGTTATGTGTTCGATTTAATTTTATTATCGAGgtgtttttgcttttacatGTTAGGCCACACGCGACTGGTGTTCACCTAGCAAGATTAGCCACAATAGCCGGGGAGGTTACGCCGGCTCTGTGCTTCTTAGGGCAGCTGATAACTGCTAAAGATAGTTCGCTTTCAAAGCTACTTCACATCAGGAGGTATCGGTGTTTTTAAGTGAGCTTTCACTTGATACTGTCTAAGCCTTGTGCTTCGCAATGctgaaacaacagcagcaacccGGATCCGGCGGGAGAAAGGCGTCTAACGGGACATCGGGCCCTGCCGGTATGTCTTCTCCAGTCAGCGGGATCAACAACGCCAACAGGGCACCGGCTGGAAGGTAAGGGGGCTGGGATTTTTCTTTCAGGACAGTCCGGGGATTGTCCCGTGACTCAAAGGCCTACCGGTTAAAGCGCTGTTTCCCAGTGGGCGTAACCCCAAAAATAGAGCTTACCTAGAAGCCAATGGGATTCACTCTTCTTAGATTGGCATCAAATGTGGACCAATCAGCACGCTCGAATCGAACCTCAACCGAATCAGCGAAGTGGCGAAAGCTAGGAGTAGCAAATCAGCATAGAGGTGATACAAAGTTTATTTGGCCTGTTTTTGGTTGAGAAGGGGCGAAAGAGAGGGGAGGGAGAAACTGTTTACATGTATAACCTCACGTCCCAAATGCTTAATAAAAACGCCTGATACAGTGGCTGTGTTAACATTACACAGTTGTTATGACCAGTACGAGGTCGCGTGTGCTGCTGATTTGTGAGATGAGCGCGTTTACTGAAGTCTTATTAGCTCCGTCTTTGTTTTGTAACCGAGCATGTAGCAAGCATTGATACGAGCCACAGTGGCCATTCATGATGGAGTTACGTTTAGCATGCAGATTGGTCTACATCACCCTTTCATGGCTTTTCCAGTCGTATATCAAACGTTTTTTGggcagaaatgtgtttttatttttcgatttagacttcctgttttctattttaaggacgcatataaaaaaaaaagattctaaCTAAACTGACATACGTTATTTAtgtctaattatattttatttatatcaacAGTTATTATAGGGCAAATTGGATTACGAATATTACAGAGAAACCAACCAATATCCTTTCAGCAAGCAGGCAGTGAGAGTTGGGAGAAAGATCCTCCCTTTAAACAGAAGGAAACCTACAGAAACTTGCATAGCCAGGCCCAGGGGAGGGTCGACCATCTGCCtcaactggttggggtgaggggaaaAGGGAGAGGGCAGGGAAATCAACAAACAGTGTGGTAATAAACACTAGGGAGAAACTTGAAGCTCTAGAGCCAGACATACCTGCAGTGAGgtgaagggggggggggcttaATCTGTAAACAAGTATTATTTCTTTAAACAATTTCTATGTTCGGATGCCAGTGTTTTTCCTTTAAGTCACACAGTTAGAGTGCGTGGATTGAGAGTAAATTAACTGTGGAGCTTTTCTGGTGAGCAGGAATGACATAAGAACTTGTCCTGCCACTCTGGGTAACTCTGTCTGCTTCTCGAATAACCAAATTTTTCTAGTGTATGATGTGGACTGTGACACTGACTCCTCAGACTTTGAAAACAAGTTCTTCTCCTTCTGAACAgcaaaacttttctgttttgtttttcaggaatCGATCTTCTGCAAAGCCATCATTCCAGTCATCTCCTGTAAGTATCCTGATCCAGAAAACTGCAAATACAcactacatttttaaaatattattggGAGGGAAAATATATGTCGATACTGGGTAAATTTatataaattattataaattattaaattttACTCATTTAGAAGCATCGCTgatgtaaaacacattttataggGCAATGTATTAAGCCCTTTGCCTGTGGAGTCAGATATGCGTATGACCTGTATTTGGTAAAGTCCTCCTCTGTAAAAGGGCCATTGAAAGGTTTATCTACAGCTGCTCTTCGCTCACCTGTGGCTGATTGCATTAGCTGGTCTTTACTATGCCTGATCCTATCCCCAAAGTTACTCTGTTATGACCAGTCATCAGATTGGGGTTAAAACTGCGTGTGCGGTTATGTGATTGTACACAAGACTGTGGAGGTTGGTTAATTTCTGATATGGCAGATATAAAGGATCAAAAGTGAAAGTAAAGGCAGTTGAGTAAGAGTGAAATTAAAGAGTCAAGCTGTCCAGTCAGTGCAAGAACACACAAAGAACTGattacattttttgaaaaacgcAACCAGGAAATAAGTCATTGGTTAGACACTGGCAGCTTCTAAAAGTGGAAAGATATTGAAATCAATATAAATGTTGGCGTTTTTGAGGCATTTGAAAAGAGGTTTTACCCTTGCCTGGTGGATTGTTCGTCGTGTAAAGTAGCCGAGGTGGCCAGATGTTGAGTCGCGGTTCGACTCTAACTTTAAATCTAGTGACAAGTCTGGAGTACATTAGGATTTCTACTCCCCatcatgtataaaaaaaaaaagaaaaaaaaaagtctgttatATGGCACGGGACGTCACCTTTAGCATAACCTGTGCAGAAAGAAGATTTTTACCTTATGCTGCTCTGGACTAGTTGCAGGATTTACACGCGGATATAGTCAGAAGACGGTTTAAGCTGATGATGTAACAGGCATAGCTGCCGGGTCGGACTTAAAAAGCCAAGTTATGACGGATTAACTTAAGACCAGGAATAAGCACTTCTTGGTGCAAAGGGCCTCTGAGGGTTAATGGTTAACTCTGTTCTAGTTTGTCAGCGTCAGCCCGCGTTAATTTAAATCTATTGCGTCTTTGTAAAGCTTTGTTTTGAAAATCCTTATGTTTCCCCATGTGTAGGTGTTTGAGGGTGTCTATAACAATGCCAGAATGCTTCATTTCCTCACAGCTGTTGTGGTGAGTCATTTGGCTGGTTGTTGTTTTCTTCAGAccatgttgttattattatcattattatttattttgtaaacaATAGTCTTGGAGGTAAACTTTTACCTACTGTAAAGGCACTCTTTATTTCATGGTGGGATCTGTACACTGGTTAAAtttgtttcacttttcttttttttttttttactgcaatatgcagtttttccacaaataatATAGCAGTTATTGATTTAATACTGATATAAACACTTCTCTGGTTAGCTATAGTTTTTAAAGACTGTCTTGTCTCTCTCAGGGGTCCACATGTGACGTAAGAGTGAAGAATGGCAGTGCATTTGAGGGCATATTTAAGACTCTCAGTTCTAAGGTAAGAAGCTCAGGTCACACAGGCATGCACATCAGTTTGCCGCCTTATTCGGGCAGTGCAAATAATCCTGTCAGTGATGGTCAACTTTTCTGTGGTTGTTTAATACTTGCTGAGCGCTGAGTGCTTTCTCAATGTCCTTAGTGCGAGTTGGCTGTGGATGCTGTACACAAACGCAATGAAGAGGAAGGCTCAACATCAGCTCCGCCACGGAGGGAGGACATCACCGACACCATGATCTTCAGCCCCTCAGACCTGGTCACAATGATCTGCAGAGACGTCGACCTCAACTACGCCACCAGAGGTATGAAGACGCACGCGTGCCGAGGGTCAGGTCAGGGCAGGCTCTGGGTTTCTGCGATGTGGTTAAAAGAATGTAAACGTGGCAGTTCTTCATTCAGTGTGAATGGCTGCAGATGTGATGGGGAAACTATTTCAGATTTATCCACCTTGTTTTGACGTCTTCTTGTGTTTGATTTTTCAGACACCTTCACGGACACAGCCATCAGTTCCAGCCGCATCAATGGAGAACATAAAGAGAAGGTTTTGCAGAGATGGGACGGAGGCGACAGCAACGGAGAGAGTTACGATTTGGAAACTGATACAGTAAGTTTCCCACACTCTTGTCAAGTTTCTGTGTATGCAGACTGTTACTTATTATTAACTCTTGCGCTGATTCCTTTACTACCCCATTAATctcccttcttttttttgtctcttcagTCTAACGGCTGGGATGCCAACGAGATGTTCCGTTACAATGAAGTGAAATATGGTGTCACATCAACGTATGATTCCAGCCTCTCAATGTACACGTAAGTTACTGCAGCAGTTGGTAAAATACGCCAAAAACATTCCCTTAACTAGTCAGTAAGGTTATAAGTATCAGTATTTTTACTGTAGGACACACATctgacacaaacatgcacattaagacagtttttatttctccCACCACGCAGTGTACCGCTGGAGAGGGGCAACTCTGAGAACTATCGGCAGAGGGAGGCACGCGCCGCCCGCCTGGCCCAAGAGATTGAGTCAAGCCCACAGTACCGCAGTCGCGTCAACCTGGAAAACGATGAGGGCAGAACTGAGGAGGACAAGTTCAGCGCCGTGGCGCGGGACGGCAACGATCGAGAGAGGGGCCGTGAGAGCCCACGTGACAAAGAGCGGGAAAGGGGACGAGACAGTCCAGGAGCCAGCAACAGGTGAGAGGAGGTTTATTCTGAAATGCTTGTCAGGAACATAGATGGAAGggttttacttattttaggtgtTCACCCACTTTCGTCCAGCTTTTTTTGTGGGGGGTACCAACTTAAAGCTAAAGAGTAAAGTTTGAAACGCGTTTGCTCCCCTCTTTTCTCCACCAGGGAGGGCAAGTACATTCCATTACCTCAGCGTCAAAGAGAGATGAACCGGGAACGAGCCGAGAGAGGCTCTGGCGGGCCTCCATCTCACAATCGCCTGAGTGGAGGTTACCGCTCCACCCCTCCATCCTCCTCGTCCCCAAAACCCCCTCTGCCCTCTGCAGCTGGGCCCCAGCCCGGTGTCACCCCCTCGGAGAGAAGCAGCCCTCTGTCAGGTCGTGTCGGTGCCTACGCCCCTCACCACCCACAGGGAAACGCCAGCCCGAGTCCAGGCTCCGGCCCAGCCAGCCCCTACACGCCTGCCTCACCTGGCGGCCCATCATCCAGTTCAGCTTCCGCTTCAACTGCCCCGTCCCCAGCCAGCCCGCCCGCTCCACACGGACACACAGTTCCTCATTCCCACTCACTCCCGCACTCACTGTCCGACGCTAGCAGATCGGTTAATGGAGGTGAGTGTGTGAACGTTTATCAGGATCGACTTCACAGCTGTAGCATCTGTGCCTGTCGCTAAAGCAGAAGTTTCTGTGCTTTCAGTTGCTGCCAGGACATCTCCTAAAGCCCAAAGACCTCCACAGTCAAGCCGGACAAGCCGCACTCAGAACTCTCACGCTCAGTCCACAGGTACAGTGACGTTCTGGTCACCTCCCATGTTAATTATGAAATTCAATCAAACTAACTTCACTTTCAATTTTCTTACAGCTACTCGTTCCCCAAAATCAGGCTCTTCCCAGGACACACCTTACTTGGACACATCTTCTGTCTCGCTGCCTGCTCAGAAGACATCAGGCCCCGCCCCGCTCTTCCCTGTAGATGGTACAGTCTCAcctaatgtttgttttcatagaacagttttaaaacaaaagttaaaGCACGAGGCTCTTAACAGTATGCATCAGCTTGGAATTAAAAATTCTGCAACTAACTGGATCATTGTGCCGTTTTCACAGTGAATGAGATCCTCGGTGCAGCTGCAAAGGAACGCTCCGGCGAGAGCCCGAGCACAACAGAGGAAAGCAAGACAAGTAAAGGTATTTAAGTTTGGTGCTGGCTAAATGCTGGAAATGAGCTTTTTGCCTAGTTGTACAccctttgtgttgttgtttgaaGTTCTCAAAACTCTTTTCTCTTCCACCAGCGCCGTCGGTTCAGCAGAGGTCGCACATTGAGGAACTGCGGAAATTTGGCAAAGAGTTCAGGGTAAGAGTGTTTTGGCGACATGTGAAATGAGAAAATCCGTCACCAGTCACAAGGCTGCGTCCTGACATCAGTGATGTCAGACCTCCCTCCAACATCACTCCCATCTTAATCATATTGTGATGATCAACATTAGCAGATAACGCTCAATGCTAGTCATCCATCTCAGTCTTTACAGTGTCACTGACCAGTAAAAGcttttattcacatttaatgAACTGCCACAGTAACAAAGTAAAAAGGAAACAATGTAGTATCAAATTATTTACAACATTGGTGTCAGCCCAGCACTTCACAGGCAGTACATGTCTAAAATAAAAGGCACATAAGATTACAATACTCGATTGTTATTAAATGTGACTGAGCTGAAAATTGGTGAAATTATGACATCAGGCTGCTGCAGAGCCTCGGATTAATCTGTTATGACTAAGATTCTTTTGTTTCACGGTCTCCTCTTCCACCTTTTCTTAGCCAAAGTACTCCTCATTTGGAAACTATTATGACCTATTATAGCGGGATTGCTAATCAACACGTTTTATATTCTTGTTTCTCTGTGAACTTAGATTAAAGCTCAGTAGTTATAACAGGCTCCTCAGTTGTGAGGCTTTGCTGTCATATCTGATAGTAAATGAATTATTTTGTGATTTGTAGGATGAAACAAACAATTTTGCTTTTAAAGACCAACTGCTGATCCCTCAACTCCTTTTTATCTTCCAGCTCCCACCCAGCGGCGCTAACGCCAGCTCTCCCAGTTCTCCGGCAGCAGGGGCGACCCCTCCTGCTGTAAGCGAGGTCAGCCAGCCCAGCGCAGCCAACCCCGCGCCATCAGACGCTCATCCTCCATCAGAGTCTAAACCTCAGCCTGCAGCTCCCAGTCCTTCCCAGACCCAGCCTTCGCCGGCCGTCTCCGAGGACCCCTCCAAGGACACTGCAGCTACACTGGGCACCACAACAGCTGCCGCCACGACGCCCCTCTCAGACAGGCAGTCACCAGCCACCCCTCAGCCTGCCAGGACCCCAGGAAGTGAGGAGGTCAGGTCCGAGGCAGCAGAGAGGACAGAAGGCGTAGCAGAGtgagtttaaataaaaagacTAAAGATTTCTGACTGTGAACTCggtgatttattttaaaaactcagTTTATTGCAGTCATCATAATTTATAACAActattttctcttttgcagCCAAGTAAAGAAATCAACCTTAAACCCAAATGCTAAAGAGTTCAATCCTATCAAACCTCAGATGCCTATGGTAAGACACTTGAATCTGTTAAGTcattaaagcttaaaaaaaaaacccacacacacagaaattaagATATTGTTTCATATAttgaatatatttatttaccCCTGATGTGTTTCTGACAGACGAAGCCCAACACTGCGCCCACCCCACCTCGGCCAACTCCTCAGAGCCCCGTGGTGCTGCAGCACCCAGGAGGACAGGGGCCGCTCTACAACCCCCAACCCTACCTCTCCTCCTACATCTCACAGATCCACTCTGTGCCGGTATGcaagccaaaaataaataaacatggtCACTTAAGGCGTCTTTCTCTAAATGTCGTGCTTAACACCTTCTACAAATATCTTGCTGGCATTTGAAACATGCCaataaaatgctaaatattCATGTGGAACTGTAATCAGATACtgtttgcagtttttcttttcacattaaAGCCACAGTTCTTGTGCTCACCTGTTGACCTTTTTGTCTTTCAGCCCCCACAAATGTACCAGTACACCATGTCTGCAGTGAGCCAGGGAAAATACCCCAGAGCAAAAGGTAAATGCAGCGTGTGCTTTTTATATTGTTTCCcacatatttaaaatgaatttccTGTCAGCACTTGTCACAGGGTTGACTTTCAGCTCCAGAGAAAGTGCTGACTGTTACCTCAATGTTAACCTTGAGTTACGATGCGCTGTGTAACACAGAGCCGTCATGCTTTAAACTTGCAGACTGCTGTAAAGTGCAACTTCTGTTTGAGCTGCTTTATGAAAATAACCGATTTAAAGAAGGGGAAACACTTAAATCAGAGACGACTGAACTCTGGAATCTGCAGTGAGGAAGGGGAAAGATGGTGTTTTTGTCCTCCATGTTTCTGTTCTCTTGATGATTGGCTCCTCTCATCAGGCTCAGTCGTGGCTCAGCGCTCTGACCATGGTTCTTCAGCACCCCCCATGCTGCAAGCTGCATCAGCTGCTGGGGCCCCGCTGGTAGCGTCCCCCTACCCTCAGTCCTACCTTCAGTACAACCCTCAGCAGTATGGCCAGCAGCAGGTCATCCAGGCCATGACACCCTACCCTGGACAGGTAGCACGTCTACCCTCCAAACACATTCTGTAGTCGGGGTTTTACATTATTTCTCATTCAGCAGAATAAcaccttttctttctcttctccgTCCTCTAAAGCCCATGTACTCAATGCTGCAAGGTGGAGCCAGGATGATAGGTCAAGGTGGGGGTCCCCACCCACAAGCCCTCGGTCCACCAGGAGGGCCCCAGTTCTCTGCGCAGGGAGATGGACCTCAAGGCCCACAACAGGGCATCTACGGTGAGTGGAGATGGATGTGGACGAGAAAATATCCAAGTGATGCGAATCGATTGATTTGTAGATAAGGAGTCGACCCTGACGTGAATTTTCTCCTTCCTCTGCAGCTCCACAGTCATTCTCCCATCACACAGGCGCAGTTCATCAGCCTCAGCCCTCCAGTACACCAACAGGCAATCAGCCCCCACCCCAGCACACTGCACCTAGCCCTGGACAGGTAAGGTACCCCTGAAAAGGAGAAGGGATCGTCCACCTGGTCTGTGCAGTGTGGGCTGCTCATTACTGCTTTATGTCAACAACTTTGACACACCGTTACATTTCCAGACTGGATTGTGTGAAATATAATTGGAATGAATTCtgaacatgtctgtgaaggttctcagtcatccaggtcatcgtagtctaaggcgcttggaaagaaaagcgtctggacttctttaagttgccgTGAACAACCAtttttgaacagaggcggtggcttacgacaccaaccgtctgccatctataatacagttttgagatcccttcccagacgccttagcGCCCACTCACATGCtgggccttttgacctcaggaaatcacatgatagggtggggctaggtttcagtGAGCTCAtccaaaaccttggctgattgtgacctacaccctttttcacaccttggctcgtgtgattagggtaatcattgtccctcttgggggaACACTTCCATAGTGCTTTAATCTGGGACTCTctaccatttgaccctagaactgaagaagcttctcagatgagaggtgaaacgtcttcaagctcCTTAGAGAGTGAATTCTGAAATTAAGCAGCACTATCAGGTTGATTTTTGGTGATCTATTTAGATATGTtgacttaataataataagctgAAAAGCATAGCATTTGTTCTAATCTCACTTTTGGAGAAGGAACATGTGCACCCTTTCCTTCTCtacagctttatttttatgGCCCTTGATGAATTTTCACACCTTGATGTGTCTTTCAGAACGCCCAGTCGGGCCCACAGCCCCAGTCCTTGTACCACTCAGGCCCCTTGTCGGCACCCACCCCACCCAACATGCCGCCAGGCCACACGTCTCCACAGGGTTCTTACTCCATTCCGGGGTACAGCATCCATGGCCACCAGGGCATCCCACCCACCTACCCCCTTGGACAGATAGCACAGGTATGGGCTCCATTTTCCTGTTCTCCCCCTTCTATCAGCAGGTGGTGTTTTAACTTCTGATCTAAACCGTGTCCACTGATCTTGTTGTCCCCCAGGCTCACGTTCAAGGAGCCATTTCGGGTCCCCACCACTCGGGGAGCCATGGTCAGCCCCaaatagtgatgttgcagccTCAGCAGGGCCCTGGCGCAGTGCCCCAGCACCCCCAACACGGACCTCAGCAGGGAGCACACCAACACTTCTACATCCAGCAAGGTATCAGACACAACCCCTCCCTCAGATTTCCCTTTACGGGTCAAACAAAGGTGTCGTTTGAAGCGTGGGCTTTACAGGCTCTGTCTTATTTTTGTTTACCTCCCACAGCGATGCAGGTCCAGACACACCCCGCTTCCTTCCATCCGCCTGGAAACTAAAACATCTCTGCAACCTCCCAGATTGTTCTCCCCCTCTCCCACTCCCCGTCTGCTGGATGAGAGGCCCAGAATGAACCCAActcatttaaaacaaagaaactgaCAGGATCACATGGAGCAGAGAAGAAATCAGAAACCTCGCAGCACCTTACGCTTCTTCAGTACAAACCTCTGTGTCCGTGCGGCACTAGGAGGAGCTTTTTAATGCTAACGATGAAGGTGACAGAGGACGGCAGCAGCGCCTGACCCCTGGTGCTGTCCCGCTCTTCTCCCcgactttttttaatttacccTATTCAGAGACACGAGGCACCTTACTGGGAGGACCAGCCGCGGagagaaaaacagcagcagactcTTTATCTTCcagaattgttttttttagcctTGTACTACGACACAAATGAGAAACGGACTGTCGCAGGATTCTCATGAATACAGGAAAGGAGGGATTTGAAGACGAGATGAGGACTTTTTAgcaatttttttcctctttttttttttttttaaactctatcCAGTAGTTACAAACCGCCCCCTTTCCCCTTCTTTTCCCCTTGTAGgaaaatctaattaaaaaacaaaaaaatggacaagacaaaaaaaattaaaaaataaacaatgaccaaaaaataaagttttcaacTCAACTACAAAGCGTTTAATTTATTGTATTGTTAATTATGTTTTCGTCTGGAGCATTACAGTTTGCCTTCTCACTTCAGGAGTTAACGACCATAATGAGGCATGccaatttatttttcattatccTTTAGCAAAAGCACATTTAATTTGAGGCTGGAGCGTTTGCCATTACGTCAGGttgaacaaaacaaagcaaattaCCTCCCGGAGGATGCTCGGCATTCATTTCACTTTCTCATTAGCTTGGATTCGTTCTGCTCACAGGAGCAAATCTGTTGATTTAAAACGGTCACTAGGGGGACCCCTGCTTATACGCTAGCCTCCGTGCCAACATCACGAGGCACTCTGTCCTTGTTCTGGCAGAGAGGACTCTTTAGGTTAGTAGGACACTCTGCTTCTGCGTCCCCTTCAGGCGACTATGACAACATACTGTGGCTCAGTGACAGCTCTCTAAATCAATGTACTACTGAGCGCACCAGCTAACTCTACGTCAGTGTGTCAGTGCGCATGGCCCAGTTTCCCCCTTGCCGCGGCGGTCCGGGACACGCTCTGTCAGCACGGCGGGGTCGCAGCAACCTTCCTCAGTGTGACAGCGCGTAGAGCTGCTCGGCGCTGCGCTCCAGTCGCTCCCGGTACTCCAGGTTGGCGTAGTTGCCTTCGGGGACCCCCTGCAATCCGTAGAGGAGACCCCAACAGCAGCACGCAATCACCGCGGTGCTGTCGCTGTCACCTGGATAAGAGAGATGAGCAGTTAGTGTGCGTGATAATGCATCACTGACACTTATCATTTATCTTTGCGGCCATCTTAATAGTGActactgatttttttaaaattattattataaataatgaCCATCCATATATCACTAGACTGGCTTCTTTGGTGGGGATTAATATTGTTGCCTCACAGACAGAAGGTCCCAAGTTCAAACCCACCATTTAACcaaggcctttctgtgtgggggTTAGAGGTTCTCTCCCACaatccaaagaaaacaaagagtgaggttaggttaattggtgatcctgtccagggtgtacttctggtttgttttttctctttttttaaacaaagacacTCCAGattttttcactcacacagtTTGTCTCACACCTTGTTGCATAATTATTGAGAAGCCAAACAACTGGCAGCTTAATCTTCATGCCTTACTTTATCAGCTGACATCAAGCTGTCCGTTTAATGTCTGATTTACTTCTTTAGTCTTGTTCTATGTTCACAAAGTTGCTACTTTCCTTAAAACAGGGACCAGTATTGGGTGCAATTGCAGTACAATTGTCTCTAATGTAACACATTTGCATTCCTGAGTTCAGAAATTACAttgtttctaattttaaaaaaagttatatAATTATCTGCACTTAGACAGAAACTGTGCTTAAGCAACAACCAGTTGAACTCAGTTTACATGGGAGAGAAATTTCCAGGGAGTTTAAAAGATTTCTTTGAAGTTGTACAAAAGGTTACATTGTTCCTTCAGCTGGTCtctttaggggtcaccacagctgATCAGCACCCTTCTCTGttacaccaaccctctgcaggTCCTCCtccactacatcca
The Oreochromis aureus strain Israel breed Guangdong linkage group 8, ZZ_aureus, whole genome shotgun sequence DNA segment above includes these coding regions:
- the LOC116327635 gene encoding ataxin-2-like protein, whose protein sequence is MLKQQQQPGSGGRKASNGTSGPAGMSSPVSGINNANRAPAGRNRSSAKPSFQSSPVFEGVYNNARMLHFLTAVVGSTCDVRVKNGSAFEGIFKTLSSKCELAVDAVHKRNEEEGSTSAPPRREDITDTMIFSPSDLVTMICRDVDLNYATRDTFTDTAISSSRINGEHKEKVLQRWDGGDSNGESYDLETDTSNGWDANEMFRYNEVKYGVTSTYDSSLSMYTVPLERGNSENYRQREARAARLAQEIESSPQYRSRVNLENDEGRTEEDKFSAVARDGNDRERGRESPRDKERERGRDSPGASNREGKYIPLPQRQREMNRERAERGSGGPPSHNRLSGGYRSTPPSSSSPKPPLPSAAGPQPGVTPSERSSPLSGRVGAYAPHHPQGNASPSPGSGPASPYTPASPGGPSSSSASASTAPSPASPPAPHGHTVPHSHSLPHSLSDASRSVNGVAARTSPKAQRPPQSSRTSRTQNSHAQSTATRSPKSGSSQDTPYLDTSSVSLPAQKTSGPAPLFPVDVNEILGAAAKERSGESPSTTEESKTSKAPSVQQRSHIEELRKFGKEFRLPPSGANASSPSSPAAGATPPAVSEVSQPSAANPAPSDAHPPSESKPQPAAPSPSQTQPSPAVSEDPSKDTAATLGTTTAAATTPLSDRQSPATPQPARTPGSEEVRSEAAERTEGVADQVKKSTLNPNAKEFNPIKPQMPMTKPNTAPTPPRPTPQSPVVLQHPGGQGPLYNPQPYLSSYISQIHSVPPPQMYQYTMSAVSQGKYPRAKGSVVAQRSDHGSSAPPMLQAASAAGAPLVASPYPQSYLQYNPQQYGQQQVIQAMTPYPGQPMYSMLQGGARMIGQGGGPHPQALGPPGGPQFSAQGDGPQGPQQGIYAPQSFSHHTGAVHQPQPSSTPTGNQPPPQHTAPSPGQNAQSGPQPQSLYHSGPLSAPTPPNMPPGHTSPQGSYSIPGYSIHGHQGIPPTYPLGQIAQAHVQGAISGPHHSGSHGQPQIVMLQPQQGPGAVPQHPQHGPQQGAHQHFYIQQAMQVQTHPASFHPPGN